The genome window TTTGACGAAGCGTTCCTCCTGCACGGTGGACAAGGGAAGAAAGCGGGCGGGCTTTTCCTCTTCCAACGTGCTCATCAACTTCTGGATCAGCTCCAACTGCCACTTGGCGTCCTTGTCGCCGCTTCGGGCGGTTTTCTCCAGCTTCAGGATGCGTTTTTCGAGGGTTTCCATATCGGCGACGATCAACTCCATGTTGATGACGTCGATGTCGTAAGCAGGGTCCACTTTGGAATGCACGTGCATGACGTTGTCATCGTCGAAACAACGCACGATGTGAGCGATGGCATCGACCTCGCGGATGTTGCCGAGGAATTTGTTGCCCAGTCCTTCGCCGCGCGAGGAGCCCTTCACCAGTCCGGCGATGTCCACGAATTGCAGGGTCGTCGGCGTGATCTTTTTGGCCGCCACCAGTTGGTTGATGGTTTCGAGCCGCGGGTCGGGCACTTCCACCATGCCGACATTGGCCTCCACGGTGGTGAAGGCGTAGCTGCCGGACTCCGCCTGGGTTTTGGTGAGAGCGTTGAAGATAACCGATTTGCCGACGTTGGGCAGGCCGACCAGGCCGCAGGTGAATCCCATAATGCGAGTGTCTCCGTTTCTATTTTCTGAACGAATGGTGGAGGTTGTTGAATGACTTCAAAAACATGAGGCTCATCAGCACGAACAGGGCGTAGGCGCTGATCCATTTGAAAAATTCGGCGGCGCTCACGAAACTCAGCAGGGTGAGAAAGTACACCGCGCCGACGTTGCCATAGGCCCCCGCCATGCCTGCCATCTTTCCGGTGAGGTCCTTGCGGATCAAAGGCACCATGGCGAAGCACGCGCCGTTGCCCGCCTGCGCCAGCATGGAACACACCACAGCCAGCGTGATGGCCGCGGTCAGCGACCATTCCGGCGTGATCGTGCCCATAAACCAATAACAGATCAAACACCCCAATACCAGAACAAACAAAACGCGGCGACGGCCGATCTTGTCCGCCAGCCAACCGCCACTGGGACGCGTCACCAGGTTGAAAAACGCAAACGCCGATCCCAGGATGCCCGCCGCCGTCGCCGACAGGGCAAACGTGGTTTCGAGATACTCCGGAAACATGGAGATCACCGCCAGCTCCGAACCGAAGGTGAGCGCATAGACGAAACTCAGCACCACGATCTGCTGGAACGGGTAATGCCGTTCTTCGGGAACGCCGGTACGCAGGCGCGGCAGGTTGACCTGCACGCAACGGTAGATTTCAAACAGGCAGAACACGCCCACCGCCGTCAGCAGCCCCGTCATCTCCCAGGACGACAGCAGCGGCGTGGCGGGATCGGACAGTTTCCACACGAACACGCCGAGCGCGCCGTACAGGGGCAGGAACAAAAAAATCTGCAACACGAGGTCGCGATACGAGGTGACCTCGATGGTCTTTTCGAGAGTGACCGGAAACTGCGTCGCCCGTTCCGGAACTTCCTTTGCATGGCGGTGGTACACAGCCGCCCAGATGAGGCACAACGCGCCGGAAAACCCGGCAGCGATGCGCCAGCCCATATCCGGCGAAAAAAACATGGCTAATGGCGGCAGCGAAAACGCAGCCGCGGCGGCGCCGAAATTGCCCCACCCGGCATAGATGCCTTGCGCCGCGCCCATTTTTTCCGGCGGGAACCATTCGGCGATCATCTTGATGCCGACGACAAACCCGGCGCCGACAATGCCCATCAGCAGCCGCGCCACGAGAAACTCGCTGAATCGCGAACACTGCGCAAAGTACAGACTCACCGCTCCGGCGAACAACAACAGGTACACGAACACGATCTTCGGTCCATGCTGGTCCACCAATGCGCCGATGACGATGCGGGCGGGAATGGTGAGCGCCACGTTGCACACCATGAGGATGCGGATCTGGTCCGCGCTCAACCCCACATGGTGCTCCAGCGTGGTGTTGAACGGCGCCATGTTGAACCAGGCCAGAAACGTCAGGAAAAAGGCGATCCACGTCAAATGCAGGATGCCCTGCTGCTCCCTGTCGAATCCGAACATGTATGAGGGGTCTGTCTGTCGAGAC of Nitrospina watsonii contains these proteins:
- a CDS encoding MFS transporter → MFGFDREQQGILHLTWIAFFLTFLAWFNMAPFNTTLEHHVGLSADQIRILMVCNVALTIPARIVIGALVDQHGPKIVFVYLLLFAGAVSLYFAQCSRFSEFLVARLLMGIVGAGFVVGIKMIAEWFPPEKMGAAQGIYAGWGNFGAAAAAFSLPPLAMFFSPDMGWRIAAGFSGALCLIWAAVYHRHAKEVPERATQFPVTLEKTIEVTSYRDLVLQIFLFLPLYGALGVFVWKLSDPATPLLSSWEMTGLLTAVGVFCLFEIYRCVQVNLPRLRTGVPEERHYPFQQIVVLSFVYALTFGSELAVISMFPEYLETTFALSATAAGILGSAFAFFNLVTRPSGGWLADKIGRRRVLFVLVLGCLICYWFMGTITPEWSLTAAITLAVVCSMLAQAGNGACFAMVPLIRKDLTGKMAGMAGAYGNVGAVYFLTLLSFVSAAEFFKWISAYALFVLMSLMFLKSFNNLHHSFRK
- the ychF gene encoding redox-regulated ATPase YchF, whose protein sequence is MGFTCGLVGLPNVGKSVIFNALTKTQAESGSYAFTTVEANVGMVEVPDPRLETINQLVAAKKITPTTLQFVDIAGLVKGSSRGEGLGNKFLGNIREVDAIAHIVRCFDDDNVMHVHSKVDPAYDIDVINMELIVADMETLEKRILKLEKTARSGDKDAKWQLELIQKLMSTLEEEKPARFLPLSTVQEERFVKSLNLLTTKPVLYVCNIDDPARADDNPHVKATKEIAQKEGAPVVVLAGKLEMEIMEVEDPEEQKVFMDEMGLKETGLYHMINEGYQLLDLCTFFTVGEKENRAWTVRKNSKAPQAAGKIHSDIERGFIRAEVFHFDDLVQYKSEHAVKEAGKMRLEGKEYIVRDGDILHFRFNV